One region of Tamandua tetradactyla isolate mTamTet1 chromosome 6, mTamTet1.pri, whole genome shotgun sequence genomic DNA includes:
- the KCNV1 gene encoding potassium voltage-gated channel subfamily V member 1, giving the protein MELPPRGRAPPDSPLDSASLTSLDSSVFCSEGEGEPLALGDCFTVNVGGSRFLLSQQALSCFPHTRLGKLAVVVASCRRRGALAAVPSPLELCDDANPVDNEYFFDRSSQAFRYVLHYYRTGRLHVMEQLCALSFLQEIQYWGIDELSIDSCCRDRYFRRKELSETLDFKKDTEDQESQHESEQDFSQGPCPTARQKLWNILEKPGSSTAARIFGVISIIFVVVSIINMALMSAELSWLDLQLLEILEYVCISWFTGEFVLRFLCVRDRCHFLRKVPNVIDLLAILPFYITLLVESLSGSQTTQELENVGRIVQVLRLLRALRMLKLGRHSTGLRSLGMTITQCYEEVGLLLLFLSVGISIFSTVEYFAEQSIPDTTFTSVPCAWWWATTSMTTVGYGDIRPDTTMGKIVAFMCILSGILVLALPIAIINDRFSACYFTLKLKEAAVRQREALKKLTKNIATDSYISVNLRDIYARSIMEMLRLKGRERASTRSSGGDDFWF; this is encoded by the exons ATGGAGCTGCCTCCACGCGGCCGGGCACCGCCGGACTCGCCGCTGGATAGTGCTTCGCTGACCTCGCTGGACTCCAGCGTCTTCTGCAGCGAGGGCGAAGGGGAGCCCCTGGCCCTCGGAGACTGCTTCACGGTCAACGTGGGCGGCAGCCGCTTTTTGCTCTCGCAGCAGGCGCTGTCCTGCTTTCCGCACACGCGCCTGGGCAAGCTGGCCGTGGTGGTGGCCTCCTGTCGCCGCCGTGGGGCCCTGGCGGCCGTGCCCAGCCCCTTGGAGCTCTGCGACGACGCCAACCCGGTGGACAACGAGTACTTCTTCGACCGCAGCTCGCAGGCATTCCGCTATGTCCTGCACTACTACCGCACCGGCCGCCTGCACGTCATGGAGCAGCTGTGCGCACTCTCTTTCCTCCAGGAGATCCAGTACTGGGGCATCGACGAGCTCAGCATCGACTCCTGCTGCAGGGACAG GTACTTCAGAAGAAAGGAGCTGAGTGAAACTTTAGACTTTAAGAAGGACACAGAAGACCAAGAAAGTCAACATGAGAGTGAGCAAGATTTCTCCCAAGGACCTTGTCCCACTGCCCGCCAGAAGCTCTGGAACATCTTGGAGAAGCCTGGGTCTTCCACAGCTGCCCGAATCTTTGGCGTCATCTCCATCATCTTCGTGGTGGTGTCCATCATTAATATGGCCCTGATGTCAGCGGAGCTGAGCTGGCTGGACCTGCAGCTGCTGGAAATCCTGGAGTACGTGTGCATTAGCTGGTTCACCGGGGAGTTTGTCCTGCGCTTCCTGTGTGTGCGGGACAGGTGCCACTTCCTGAGGAAGGTGCCCAACGTCATAGACCTTcttgccatcttgcccttctaCATAACCCTTTTGGTGGAGAGCCTGAGTGGCAGCCAGACCACGCAGGAGCTGGAAAACGTGGGACGCATTGTCCAGGTTCTGAGGCTGCTCAGAGCTCTGCGCATGCTAAAGCTGGGCAGACATTCCACAG GATTACGCTCGCTTGGGATGACAATCACCCAGTGTTATGAAGAGGTCGGCCTACTGCTCCTATTTCTGTCCGTGGGGATTTCTATATTTTCAACAGTGGAATATTTTGCTGAGCAGAGCATCCCTGACACAACCTTCACAAGTGTCCCTTGTGCGTGGTGGTGGGCCACAACGTCCATGACCACTGTGGGATATGGGGACATAAGACCTGACACCACCATGGGCAAAATCGTGGCCTTTATGTGCATATTATCAGGAATTCTTGTCTTGGCCTTGCCCATCGCTATTATTAATGACCGCTTCTCTGCTTGCTACTTCACCCTGAAACTCAAGGAAGCAGCAGTTAGACAGCGTGAAGCTCTAAAAAAGCTTACCAAGAACATAGCCACTGACTCGTATATCAGCGTTAACCTGAGAGATATCTATGCTCGAAGTATCATGGAGATGCTTCGATTAAAAGGTAGAGAAAGAGCAAGTACTAGGAGCAGTGGAGGAGATGATTTCTGGTTTTGA